The Prunus dulcis chromosome 5, ALMONDv2, whole genome shotgun sequence genomic sequence cggtctcctgaatcctgccagtttgcggctcggatacactatgtgtcgccgagacctgccaggggaattgacggattaacAGAGGAATTGACAGGagaggaattgacggataccagaattgacggaattaaaagGGTACACCCAGTTGGTAACTTTAGAGGAATTTCAGTGCAATTATGCAAATATTGATTTCAGTGATTTTACTTGAGTTTCTTAATATCGAGCAGCTTTTACATCTGAGTAAATATAtaactgtatatatatgtttaccTAAATGCTTTGGACTTATCATAACTCAAGTACAGTTTACAGATGCAGTTTtaagattattatttttacagtgggggttattatgttcatataCTGTTTTCTAGAACTttattttggtccactcacactttgaaatgttttgcgccccccaggcAGTCGAGTGCACCGGAATCCACCATCAGGCCTTCTCCTAGCTCCGACGCTACTTACAAGGTGTAGGATTAGTTGTAAAATACTTAAAGTCTTGTAAATAAttagtaactgctctgatatctggttggaTTAGATAACCAGAACTGGTGAATATTTAGTTaccctattctggcagttggtgtggttttatttgattgtttgacaggtggaaaatttgggtttagtcaaattacaggggagactctgccgaatttccGGCAGGAGTCCAGAGAAAGTTTGAACCGTATTTATTAGCAGGAAGGGTAAAGAGGtcattgtgcccgacatttgccaggtgttggacacgcacagggcttggctcgaattccaaagcgaaaattgggtcgggtcttgtcaatatggaccatttgtgataagtgtgtaaacctcatggatgttttgtaatatatatgtatgccaagtcagcaaactaacagagtttttgacagaacctaacggcatggaccatttgtgattgcacatactaaccttgaagaccataagtgacacaaaaaaacattaaagatgcaatatgatagtttcgtaaactttaggaacgttttgtgataataagctttaaaattaaatatttactACTAACAATTCCGatcacaggagtccaagagactCTCCCTTGGTGGGTTTTCCTTTTAATGGGCGggcctttctcttttcttttcttttgggccTTAGAaagaaattgtaattttttaacctgtttgaaattttgggctAACTTGTTTGGTAAAAGATAAtaactgattttttttgaaatttttgaaagTCTAACCTGTTTgataaaagataataaaatcacttattttgAATAATTGTTATGAGAGAAAGCAATTAGAAAAAGTAGGTGATGagttgcttttctttttttattatgcaTGAATCAGTTTTGAAGAGGCGTTGGGTTTAATGAAACtttcaaaattccaaaaataaccccgtgtttttttttaccaacCGCACttctaaaaaaaagtttaccaaacgtcAAACTGCTTTCTTTCACAGCTGATTTCTTTCACAGCAAATTTGAAAGTGATTATTTTTACAgtacagcaatgccaaactggccctaaATATGTTTTAGAAAATTCGGTATAACTCTAAAATCGAAAACAGAAGTTTGATGTAATCCTTGTATTTGTTGTTATTGATACAAGTTCTTTAACTTTTGTGCCATGTATGAttacattccttttttttattattatttttaactctttgtttttttcatttttttaaaattattttgttattcccATCATGCccctaaaaattaaataaggtaAGAAATTTATTTGTGTCATAATAATTAGCtattatatttttgaaataattaaataaggcaaCAAATCACGTCTCCTATAGTCATGATCCTAATCCTATATGAACGTtggctttctttttgttgtggCTTTGTATTCTTGCACTATTGCAACCTGTACACAAGGTACATAAATACTCTTTTACTCTTTACCACAGTTTTTGTTActctgattttgtttgtttgttttcttatttgataaTACAATTCCTCACTAATATACTCATCCTTTTACGTTTGATTTTGTTTAGCtcacttttttcttcatgtttttgtTCCTATAAAGTTCATTCTTGCCTAATATCTTTAATTAAGATGCAATTAACCATTAACACATgtgatttttgtgttttccccCACATCATTTTCGATTCCTTTGTTTCTTGATAGTTAATTATCTTCTACTTTTTTCCATGTTTTTGTTGTGGCATTTTACGATTATTGGTTGTATCACTCAAATCCACACATTTTATCTAAAATCTACATGTTTATCATGTATAATAGAATATACTATTTCTGTGTTAGGTACATTATGTTATATTTACCTAGTAattaggtacattattttatatttaccTAGTATATACATTATCTTATATTTACCTAGTATATAGGTACATTATCTTATATTTACCTAGTTTTTAGGTACATTATGTTATACTAGTCTCCGCATGCGCTTCCACGTTTGTGAgaggtttttattatttttattattattattaattttaaatttattttagaattaaaaagataatgggtagttgtgttctataaaaaaaaggatccattatctgaattatcttttataatttttataatatgaaaaagtgtgaatttatcatattatcctcatttaattaataatttcaattcttaatgtttgcattaatcaattgcattttctggtattttgaatgttttttttaccATCTCtaccttttactttatatatatagatttacCTAGTAATTAGGTATATTATCTTATATTTACCTAATAATTAGGTATATTATATCATATTTACCTAGTAGTTAGGTAAATATTTGTTGGGAAGATATCATCAATAATTCTCCtaatttcattgttttataTTAACTTCTTTTATGTCATGGCGGCAATAGAAggattcaaatttaaaatatgaaatctatTTAGAAGGAAAGAATCGATAgattaatttggattttcaaTTACTATTCTTTCCTTATTTACctcaaagggtaaaattgacacgtgaaaaaattaataaaagtcAATGGACCCAAATCTACAGCAAAAAAAGTGTGGACTAAACCCAATGATTGCTACAAATTTTGGCCTTAGATTGAAGAACGCCAATATCTTTTCCATACATACAAGTACGACACTCCAAATTTGTCGCTCCCTCAAAATGCTTACATAACCACAAATGATAAGTTGATAACCTAAAGAAGatatagaaaaacaaaagcgtttacaaaaatcacaaaacgctacctatatatatataagaaaaacCTAGCTAAATGAGGAAATGAAGAGTATAACAAAACTTTGTGtcctaaaactaaaactaaagcCGCCGCCTTCACTGCTACCACTAGTGCTCTTGCTCTTCCTCAGTTATTCTTAGGTGGATGAGGTTTCGGGACATGATAATCGGCATTGAGAGGTATAAAACCttcgattttgaacttcattCGAGGACGACGACTACTTGTGCTCCTGACGAACCTACGTTCTCTACCAATATTATTGAACCCTTCCTCATTTATCATTCCCGAAATCCTTTTAGGCATGCTCATTTTCCTGCCCCCAATAATTCTTGTACATTCAACTTCATCCATGGCGGCAGAAAATCCATCATAAATTTCCTGATTTTATTAGAGAATAAGATATATCAAATTTCTAGAACATGTATGTATATTTCAGAGTACTCTGTAATATGTACTAGTACCTTTTCAACATTTACGGGGCTTCTTCTTGGTATTGGTCGCCCAATTTCATCAGAACCCAGTACTTTGCTCAAAGCTACAAGAACATCAAACTAAGAATCAAAgctatacatgtatatatatatatatatactttcaTCATTTAAGAAATTTAAGAAAATGCGCAAATACGTAAGTTGAAATGTACGTACCTCCGTGTGTTACATGTAGCAAAATGAAGAAAGGTACAAGGGTAATGAGCcttaaaaacaccatatctttctgttccttttcttctttgggtatgtatatgtgtatgttGTTCAACTTCAACAGCTAGCGAAAGAGAGGAACCATATGAAATGGAACGGGGGTCTTTATAGAGTACTCCAAATCTAGGTCAAGGCAGCAAATTAAGCTACGTTCGGCTAGTCAACACTATATGTGTCgtaattaaaatatgattAGGGGGTTCTCTGGGGAAAGGggtcaaaacaaataacagAAAACAAAGCAGTGTTCAAATTAAGCTTTGGTTAATGGAAAAGCattgaaaatggtttttctgattatatatatatatatatatagttgaaattgtttgGGAAAAGTGTTGTGAATGTGATCGCGTGGAATGGAAGATACGGTGTTCAGCGCCTGTCTGCCGCCATGCATGCAACGAGGAGTTATGTTTTTCTGGCCAAGGCAGGCCAAGGTTGGCCGCATACAAGTTAGCCTTAGGGTTTTGGACTttatattcaaattattaatattaattagttGCAAACTCTGCTCCCCATATaaacatgcatatatttaCTCATTCTCAGTCTTTCCTGGggtaatttcaatatatatatgtgtgtgtgtataaatGAAACAGGTAAAAGTGAGTTTGATAAGCACATGCTTAGCTTAGCTCGTCATTTGACCAAGTTGCCTGGGCACACCTTCATATATAGTAGGCCTCCTTACAGACTCAGTAATTTTTCAGGTGTGAATAGGAAGCTTTGTGCATACTTAATTAGGTTATTTGTtagatttattattattttttaccaTAAGGCTGCCCGAGCATGTCCACATTTGACTGATTTTAGTCGTGAACTGAAAAAGTGGgttcaaacttcaaatatcACGGTATGCATggatgaaagtgaaaaatattttacattcacatgaattttgaaatatgaaatatgtAATTTGCAGTCGGTGATTCAATCTTTGTCTTCGAAAACTTAGTTTGCAAATTTCAATCATCATGTTGCTTACTAGGATCCTATTATATATGCGATCAAATAAGCTGAATCAAAGCTCACCATTACTTTTTATTAGTAAGTTTTATTCTCCGTGGCTTTGCTTGAAGAATTTGTACGCTGATGGACGGCAAAAGATCTTAGCTTTAAGAATTTAGGGATTCTAAATGCATGTGGATATGTAAATTTGGAGAACAAATTTCAATTGAAGACAACTTTTGGTTTGCGAGTTCGGCAAACAAACCATAGGGGTTCaatgttcaaataaaaaaggaaagttgTTTTGCCTTTACAAAACATGGCCACATGGAACCAACCTTCGGTGTATATTTTGCAGTCTTGGGAGTCTCACGAACCTTGTTAACTCATTTGGAAAAGCTCCAATAAGAAAcccaaccaaaccaaaaagGATGCTTATACTGTTCCACCAGACATTGAATCCACTAATAGAAAGCAATTTCAGATTTGGGtatgaaggaaagaaaaatgaataaaaaggaaggccaatgaaaaaaattattttttgtttctcccATTTTTGACAGTATCAGTATTCTAAACTACTTTAATATATAGAGACGGAGTTCAAACTTAGCCTACTCCACATATGCGGAAAAGAaatctatattttcttttttattatttatatttataataacaaTGTTAgtattcctttttttaatgttttttttattatcacaCATTAGCATTAAAGTGGGTACCACACTTGCCACATCAtcaatttaaaagaaaatctaaTGGTGAAGTTGAGGGATGgtgtaatttggtcaaatttaaaaactgtGGGTATaaaattgaagatgaaaaaaCTTGCATTTGGGTGGTGGGCCTAACACCCTTAGCAAGATCCAATCACTTGTCCTGATAATTTGAGAAAGGAAAAGTGAGCCCCATATTAATCTCTACAAAGTTCCAAAGCCCAGTAGAAGCCCACAACACCAGCAAAATATTCAGTCTTACCCGCCAAATCCAAACCCCCATTTCCCGCCAAAACCCACActgattttctctctcaattAGTTTACcatataaacaagaaaaaaatctaaacaaaaaacaaaacaatttaaacaacaaacaaacccGGAAAGCCATAAAAACCAAATCCAGGTTTCCTTGGAGCCGCCGAGCCATGAAGGTCCGATCGCTGAAGCTCCGAGAGGCCCACAAGGCCACGAGCAGCAACGGCCGCCGGTCGTTCTGCTCGGTATTGTGGGACCAGCAAGCCTACCACGTCGTGACGGCCTCCTCCGCCGACCCCACAATCGCCATCCACGACTCTCTTCTCCCCTCCAGTCCTCCGAAGCTCCTCCAGCACCACCGAGACGGCGTTACTGCCCTAGCTCTCAGCCCCAACTCCACCTGCCTCGCCTCTGGGTCCGAAGACCACTCCGTCAAGCTCTACAAGTTTCCTGGTCACTATCTTCACCCCATTTCTCATgattttcgtttttttttggggttttgtagAAATTGGGGTTTCTTGCATCGGTTTGATTCTCTGGGTTTGAAATTGAGTAATATTAGATTTTGTCAATGTGATGTGTGAAATGCAGGAATTGGAAGGAattattgaattttaaaaCTCACTAGTGTTTGGATCTCTGAAAAAGAAACTGAATGCTTGCATGTGTTTAGAGAATTAGAGGTTTTATAATTGCAAAAGCATATTATGGTTATGAATTTGTCAGTGTAAACTCCTGGATGTGAATGTCTATTCATTACCTGGTTACGCATGTCAttacaaattcaattattGATTGGGCCTTGCGAATTGTTGCCATGTCTAATAATCTTTTGAATTATGCTTGTTTGAACTTCCAGTTTGATTTCGGGGAAAAAATAACTTATGGtttgattaattttgtaaatCAACTTTGCTAGGTGGAGAGTTTCAGACTAATATTACCAGATTCACGCTGCCAATACGCGCCCTTGCGTTTAACAAATCAGGGACTTTGTTGGCCGCTGCTGGTGATGATGAGGGCATTAAGCTTATTAACACAGTTGATGGTTCAATTTCAAGAGTTCTCAAAGGACACAAAGGATCTGTGACTGGCTTAGCTTTTGATCCCCACAGTGAATACTTGGCTTCTATTGATTCAACTGGGACTGTAATATACTGGGAACTTCAATCTGGAACCACATTGCATACCCTTAAAGGGATAGCTCCTAACTCTGGTTTCGACCGTTCCATCATGAACGTACTCAGCTGGAGTCCTGATGGAAACAAATTAGCTGTGCCGGGGTTGAGAAACGATGTGGTGGTGTACGATAGAGACACAGCTGAGAAGCTGTTTTCATTGAGAGGTGACCACACACAGCCTATTTGTTTCTTGGCTTGGTCGCCTAATGGAAAATACATGGCCACCTCTGGTTTGGATATGCAGGTTCTCATCTGGGATGTCGATCAGAAACAGGACATTGACAGGCATAAGTTTGATGAGAGAATATGCTGCTTGGCGTGGAAGCCAATTGGCAACGCACTGGCTGTTATTGATTGTACGGGCAAGTATGGTGTGTGGGAATCGGTGACTCCTTCATCAATGAAGTCTCCCACTGAAGATGTTCCCaatcaaaaattaaataacaGCAATGGTCTGCTTTTGTTTGACGAAGAGGAGGGTGAGGAGCTTAGCACTTCTGGTAGTTTAAGTGATCTTGGTGAAGATAGCCATGGGGAATCTGAACCACCTAGCAGGAAGAGACTACACAAGCACTCTGCATACGACAATGATTTAGAAGAGGACGGTTTTGATGACTTGAGCTTGCTCCCAAAAGTTGAGTCCCATAAAAAAGCACGCCGTAAACATAGTGAAAGTGCTGATAATGGGAAAGGGGGAGTAAGCAGCAAATTGACATCTGTTAGACCAAAAATGCAGGTGGCCTTCCAGCCAGGCGCCACTCCTTTGCAGCCTGGGAAAAGGCGCTTTTTGTGCTATAACATGCTTGGAGCTATAACTACAATTGAACATGACGGTTTCTCCCATATTGAGGTAAACTATGCCTTAAGTTGACCAAACCCTCTCCCTCTACCTtatcctcttcctcttcctcttcctctctccaCCCTCCACACACACAGACTTCAAGATAGAATTGTTTTTGTTAGCCAGGAGTGCAGATAGAATTGTTTTTGTTAGCCAGGAGTGCCTTTATATCATACTGACATTTTAGTGTGTCTTGGATACAGATTGATTTTCATGATACAAGCCGAGGACCAAGAGTTCCATCAATGAACGACCATTTCGGTTTTACCATGGCTTCACTAAATGAGAATGGAAGTGTTTTTGCAAATCCCTCCAAGGGTGAAAAAAACATGAGTACTCTCATGTATCGGCCATTTAGGAGCTGGGCAAATAATAGTGAGGTTAGATTGTTgccttttaaaatttatgcATTCATGCCATATGGTGTGGTGATTTATACATGCACACTCTAAATATCGTAACTTCCTATGCATGATGAATATGAGAACTTTAGTATATGCTGACTTTGATGTGTGATGCAAACCCAGTGGTCTATGCGATTGGAAGGGGAAGAAGTGAAGGTTGTGGCACTTGGTACAGCTTGGGTAGCAGCAATTACGAGTCTTAACTTCCTCCGCATTTTCACTGATGGTGGTTTGCAG encodes the following:
- the LOC117627870 gene encoding WD repeat and HMG-box DNA-binding protein 1, giving the protein MKVRSLKLREAHKATSSNGRRSFCSVLWDQQAYHVVTASSADPTIAIHDSLLPSSPPKLLQHHRDGVTALALSPNSTCLASGSEDHSVKLYKFPGGEFQTNITRFTLPIRALAFNKSGTLLAAAGDDEGIKLINTVDGSISRVLKGHKGSVTGLAFDPHSEYLASIDSTGTVIYWELQSGTTLHTLKGIAPNSGFDRSIMNVLSWSPDGNKLAVPGLRNDVVVYDRDTAEKLFSLRGDHTQPICFLAWSPNGKYMATSGLDMQVLIWDVDQKQDIDRHKFDERICCLAWKPIGNALAVIDCTGKYGVWESVTPSSMKSPTEDVPNQKLNNSNGLLLFDEEEGEELSTSGSLSDLGEDSHGESEPPSRKRLHKHSAYDNDLEEDGFDDLSLLPKVESHKKARRKHSESADNGKGGVSSKLTSVRPKMQVAFQPGATPLQPGKRRFLCYNMLGAITTIEHDGFSHIEIDFHDTSRGPRVPSMNDHFGFTMASLNENGSVFANPSKGEKNMSTLMYRPFRSWANNSEWSMRLEGEEVKVVALGTAWVAAITSLNFLRIFTDGGLQRHVLSLDGPVVTASGFMDELAIVTHASECLPSDEQMLEYRVLNITNGSQPLRGRLPLTPGSHLTWFGFSEEGQLSSYDSKGVLRVFTSQYGGSWLPLFSASKEKSDENYWVVGLNASKLFCIVCKSPDLYPQVIPKPVLTPLNFSFPLASSDLGADALENEFMLNNMHLVQVQKQIEVAGAGLDTTSLDDEAFNTEAAQDRCILKLIASCCNGDKLVRATELVKLLSLEKSVRGAIKLVTVLKLPNLAERFNNILEERLLNESKRAFETTLLNSNCNASSITNDIAPSKTIFSTEQSKLPGNDIPLSSSKLSAPLFTKKAKIQEAKVGIEKTEEKQAAMVADLGKVKTTEGKNGAKLNNAGDMKKVGETSQPQSPAPSNDQEKVKKAEVTRRASNPFMKKLIK